The segment aggttATAATATGAGCCACAATCACCAggcttatttttgtcttttttgtgcctgttctggggcttgatctcaggggcctgaacactgtccttgggcttttttttttgctctcaaggctagcctctaccacttaagccacagcaccacttccagctttttgttttatggTGGTTGAttgaagcatctcatggactttcctgcctggactggctttcaaccatgatcctcagatctcagcctgctgagtagctagggttacaggcatgaaccgctGATACCCAGCTTTAATGTAGTCTTTTGATAACCAAAACATGCAAGCCTGACTTTATTACTATTGCCTAACAAATTACTCAATTATTTTCTCACGATTTCTGTGGATCAGGAAATCAAGTGGCTTTGCTGGGCAGTGCTTGCTTGAGGTCCCTTAAGAGCTTGTCATTATTTGAAGGTTGAGAATGGAGGATCTGCTTCCCAGGtgacttttgtggttgttttgtgtCCATCacggggcttgaagtcaggacctggacactgtcccttgagctttgtgctcaaggctacaacttgaccacttgaacctcagctccacttctggctttttggttggttaatcggaggtaagagtctcctgggctttcctgcctgggttggctttgaactttgatcctcagatctcagcctcctgagcgctcCACAAGGCTACTCACTCACATATCCTTGTGGCATAAATGCTGGATTACTCCAGAAAGAATGCAGACTATTATGAAGTCATACCTTTTCACCTTTGTCCCATTCTATTTCACCCATGAATAGCCTTGATTCAGTATAGGAACTGACCCCACTGGAAACCATCTTGGAAGCTGTTTATCACAATCCagatcatatttttttctctccacagCATGCAGTGTATATAAGCAATTACACAAAGGGGAAAAGCCAGTAATGAACACAAACGTCTGACTATTTTTATATTGGTGcaacttttatttccttatttacaTGCACACCCTAAGTACATATTACTTcctgaagtttctttcttttggatatatatttaaatgtttataaCCAGTAAAAGGATACTTTTTTAAATGGATTTATCAGCCGGGTATCagcagctcacccctgtaatcctagctactcaggaggctgagacctgaggatcataattcaaaaccagaaaagacaggaaaatctgttgaGACGCTCATCTTCAATTAAGAACCAAACAgccagacatgaagctgtggctcaagtggtgagagtgttatccttgagcaaaaaagctcagggacagtgcccaagccctgaggttcaagccccaggacacacacagacCCCCACACACCAGAAATACTGTGATCTGGGcagcagtggttcacacttgtaatcctagctactccggagacagatctgagggttgtggttcaaagtcagcttgggcaggaaagtctacgagactcttaatcacaaagctcagggacagcaactaggccctgagttcaagaacctgAGCCtgcacaaggaaggaagaaagagagagggaggaggaggaggaggaagaggaggaggagggaagagaaaggagggaggagggaggggaaggaaggaaaaaatgaaggaaagaaagaaaagagagggaggaaagacaaggaaggaaagaaggaagagaagaaaaaagaaaaatatcgtGAATGCTGGGAACTactgattcatgcctgtaatcctactcaggaagctgagatctaggctgggaatgtggcttagtggcagagtgcttgccttgcatgcaggaagccatgggttcgattcctcagcagcacataaacagaaaacaccggaagaggtgctggggctcaagtggcagagtgatagtcttgagcaaaaagaagccagggacagtgctcaggccctgagttcaaggcccaggactggcaaaaaataaaaaaaaagaagctgagatatgaggattgctgtttgaagcagcctggcaggaaagtctgtgagattctcatctctaatttacCATCAAAAAGACAGTAgtgagctatggcccaagtggtcgagtgatagccttgaataaaaaaaaaactcagagacagtggccaggccctgtgttcaagccccaggattggcatgcatacatgcgtgcacacatgtacacacacacacacacaaagaatggaAACATTATCAAATATTTTCACTTAATTTTCATGTTAGGTGTCAATTGTGTGTATGTTATGTAAACATACCAGATTAACCTTTGTTGTTTATATTAATGCAGTTGAAAGTCACAGGTTACCAgttataaataaaatgtcatgCCATAAGTGCAAAATTGGTAAGAGGCAATCTTTAttgaaagcattaaaaaaattcttaataaaaGACAACCAGTACTGCCCTAATTTTCTGTAAAAATTacctcttttttcccttctgaaTGGTACCTTTCTATAGCatgttaatatataaatatatttatagcaTTTTTACTTAGGTTAGCCTTTTATATGGCTGCTTTCTCATCTGATACATTGCATCTTTTTAAAGGCACCAAAATTAAGAGTCCTTAGATTCATATTTTTCTTGTCCCTTTTTAGATTCTACTAGAATTTCTCAGAAAAGGGTGACTCTAAGTAAGAACCTCAGGAACCAGAGGAAATTACTATTAAGACAGAACAACTTGAGACTTATAGCATTCAAAAGGTCTAAATATATTAATAGGTTCCTTGATCTTGAATCAGGACAAAAAAGTAGAATAGCTTTCTGGACATAAAAGTAAACAGAGAACATATTTATTAATGGTAGAAAAACTCCTTATAGTGACAATGTATTAAATCTTAACATAATAAACACAGCCAgaggcattaaaaataaaaaataccttgCCAAATATTCTGATGCATTATCATGAAACCCATCACATACATACCATTAACATTTAACAAAgtatggagtttatttcacaggggaaaaaataaacttCATAACAAAAACAGATTTACTGGTATTCAGCTTTGATCAAATTCTAGAGCTACatcttaaagttttttttaaaaaaagatcccccttaaaataaatctttcttcatATAATCCATTATTAATACTCTGTGTCTTTTCTTTGTGAAACACTTAGAAGCCTTTGAACTCTAGAAATTTTGGTCAGCTAATCTAGTTGAATGTTTTCTAAATTCCCCTTCAAAAGTCTCACTGGTTTTCAGTCCATTTGTCCAGTATGGAAGGaacaattctatttctttttcctcttacttGGTGGCTCATCCTCAGAGCTGCTAtctgtgctgctgctgctactggaaGAGCTGGAGTCTGAGTCTGAAtccgaggaggaggacgaggaggtgGTGGATGAGTccgaggaggaagaagaggaggagcttTCATCTGTGTCACTGTCCTCTGAGGAGGACGAGGTAGAGGTCTCTTCACTCTCTGATGAAGAATCACTGTCTGAACTGTCACTGCTGTTGCTACTGGAACTAGTTACACTCTTCGACCTATTAGACAATGAATGGTATACATTAAGTCTGCTATGTTCCTGGATTTATTACATGCAGTTTGAtcaagtaaaataataatttaattaaaaacttaATGCTTAATTCCCGTGCACGCATTACACAGCTCAGTTATGTGAAGAAGTTCTCAGCTAGGCCCATGTGATGATGAGTTGGGTTTAAATCATTGTGTGATTTGCTGAGTATTTCCTACACATTATTTTATGGAAATATGCCTCCCCAAACAGCACATGGTGCCCCAAAAAGCAAGGTCAAAGTTCATGTGCCTGGTGTTAATGGGAAAATGGAGCACTGCAGGGCAGTACTGAGCTCACATCCTGAGCATTTGCTGTCTTTCAAGGTCAGTTTCCTCCAAAGCCATGGCCTCATGAATACCAAGGCCTTGCATATACACGTGGGAGCTGATATTTAACAGTGCTTAAAAATAATGTCACATAACACACTGTATGTATATCTTGAAATTTTGCTAGCATGTTAGCTCTAGGATTGATGTTCTTTCAACTGCCTAGCTGTTGTACACTATGCGCCCTTCTTTTATAAAGAAAGGTCTTCTGGTTAATTTAGCAACTCTTAGCTGGAGTTACCCAAAGAGAATTCATGTATTATGCTTTAGAGTAAATAATATTAGAATACAGCTTCAATGTAACCCCTGaactattgttttttgttttgtttttgccagtcctgggccttggactcagggcctgagtactgaccctggcttctttttgctcaaggctagcactctgccacttgagccacagtgccacttctggctgttttctgtatacctggtgctggggaattgaacccagggcttcatgtatttgaggcaagcattcttctcactaggccatatccccagccccccaccagaACTATTTAAGCCTCATATAGAGTGGTaaatgtttgtgtgtttttttaacttgttttttttcattttatttttatttatttttttgccagtcctgggcttagactcagagcctgagcactgtccctggcttctttttgctcaaggctagcactctgccacttgagtcatggcaccacttctggccattttctatatatgtggtgctggggaatcgaacccagggcttcatgtatacgaggcaagctctcttgccactaggccatattcccagccccggtaaatgtttcttctctttactttttcttaCTTTGTAGTGTAAGGGACAGAATCTAGGGTAGCATGCAAgtgagacaagtactctaccagtgagccacaccTGCAACTTCATATATTCCTATTTATGACTACTCTGAAACAGGTAAGAGCGGACCAACAGTTTCTTagtattttaataacattttcaaGATAAGATAATATCTGCTTTTCCTAGGTATAAAGAGTAGAAATCTGTAGAAAAGGGTtaagtgctagtggcttatgcctgaaatcttacatattcaagagactgagatctgagaattgaagtttgaagtcagcctggacaacaaAGGCtgagggattcttatctccaattaatcaccaaaaagccagaagtgcaggtgtggctcgagtggtaaagcacctgccatgaggagaaaaagctaagcaagagcacaaggacttgagttcaagtctcagtactggatatacaaaaggagaaatggaggcaatgaattaattatagataagaagaACACAATATCACAAAGTAGCATGATACTCAAAAGACTTTATATCTGAACCTTATAAAACTATTCATCATTCCTGTCCCTCCAACTAGTATTACGTGTTACCTACATAATACTCTTAAAGCCACACGTACCTTTTgttcttgctctttctttctacATTAGTTTCTCCAATGCtgatagaagaggaaaaaagctccTGTTAATAATGACAATACACAACTCAAAAATCCCTTTTGCCATTCTCAGAATTGTTTTATGTGGGAGAAACACAGTCTTTCACAATAACATGTCCTCAGAATACAGTATTACTTGCTTCAAGTTTCCCATTGCAGGCTATCTATGGTACATGTAGTCCACTTAGTTATCACTTAAGCAACAAATTTTATCACCTCTACCTTTCAGAGCCAGGTAAGTTAGTAATTAAGATAACTGAATGCAGAAATTGGATTCTTTTTTACTTTGGGAGTTAAGTCATCTACTTACATTAACAACCCAGCAAAGCAAAATAATGACATAATTGCTATAATTTGAGTCCCCAGAATCTAATATAAatgattatctcattttttaaaaagcaaaacttttCTTCATGTCTTCCAAATTTTCAGTTACTATTTAAAGCCAAGAAACTTAGCACTTCAGGACTGTGTTTTCTTACACAATTTATAAAGAACAAAGTATAATGAATTTGAATGTAATGTACAAATGGCCTGCTGTATTTCTGCCAAACAGTGTGCACACAATTTAAGTTGTCAAATTATGCAATTACTTCTATCACTACAGTAATGACTTGTTAACTTAACATTTCTACTTTCTGGATTTCGCTATATTTCCTATATAATGCTTCTAtccttatttcaaatatttttatataattttttatgcAATGGAATCACAGACTTGCAATTTTTGGCATAAAATCAATTGCAGAAGTAGACTTACTGAATTATACAAGAATTTGTGCCAGatactggaggctcacacctgtaatcctagcttctcaggaggctgagatctgaggatggcagttcaaagccaaactgatcaggaaaagtccatgagatttttatctccaattaaccactagaaaatcagaagtggtgctgtcttgagtggtgctagccttgagcaaaaatgctcagttagcgcccagggccctgagttcaagccccaagacaaagaatatataaaataaaaataaactgtgaAATCTACACACTGAAATCTACACATATCCATGGTTTTATCATTGAAGAAGAAAATCAGCAGTCTCAGATCCAGATCAAAATTCATGTCATTTTATGTTTGTAGTTCTacgaatcaaacttagggcttctatgcatgttaggcaagcagtcAAAATGGAGTTATACTCTCAGCCCATATTGATACTATTATATCACTTTTGGAATTGTATCCAAAGGAAACTAAATACTACAATTTGATATTTACTCCTATTctacaaaaaaaatacaggaacaaGTTTATCTTTAGTAGTTGGTACTTTTACACTgactccttcccttctctgaatGTGTACTTTTATTCTACTTTCTCAATATATCTTATCTTATCTACAAGTTTTAGTGATCATTTAAGATACTTCAATAGTATGTAGTAATAAGTACCTGAGATCATAAGGCTTTACCAGTTTATTATAACTATAACTTAATACTTAGCTTCTCTTTATAAGGTCATTCATGCTCCAATGAATTCTTCACAATAGTGTATATTGGTTAAAAGCATTTAAACAGTGTTTTTAAGGTTAAATTTCAAATGGATGAGGTGGCTCCACAGCTTTCTAAACAAGGCGGCTAAATTAATGTGTTTAAATGACTACATGCCATGTTTGGAAGATTAACATTATCTACCAAGAAGGGATTAAGGGATGAGGAAGCACAGTTATATACTGCTTTAGAGTGTGCTGAAAATATTCTTCACACGTAAGGAAATATTCACAGCTAAAGCACAGAGAGGAATGAGTAATAATGACCACTTAATGGATCATGAATGTTCAAGAGGTTAGCTTCCAGTGGACAAGCTGGGATTTTTAGGAAGAATGACCTGATTTTGTGTGTCAGTGGCCTAGATCTTAAGTCACAGCATAAGATCTActctagtggggctggggatatggcctagtgtcaagagtgcatgcctcccatacatgaagccctgggttcgattccctagcaccacatatacagaaaatggccggaagtgacgctgtgagtcaagtggcagagtgctagccttgagcacaaagaagccagggacagtgctcaggccctgagtccaagccccacaactggcaaaaaaaaaaaaaaaaaaaaaaaatctactctagTTAAAGTGCTTCTCTATTAAAAGGTGTTtactattgggctggggatatggcctagtggcaagagtgcctgcctcatatacatgaggccctgggttcgattccccagc is part of the Perognathus longimembris pacificus isolate PPM17 chromosome 25, ASM2315922v1, whole genome shotgun sequence genome and harbors:
- the Zcchc10 gene encoding zinc finger CCHC domain-containing protein 10, which gives rise to MATPMHRLIARRQAEANKQHVRCQKCLEFGHWTYECTGKRKYLHRPSRTAELKKALKEKENRLLLQQSIGETNVERKSKNKRSKSVTSSSSNSSDSSDSDSSSESEETSTSSSSEDSDTDESSSSSSSSDSSTTSSSSSSDSDSDSSSSSSSSSTDSSSEDEPPSKRKKK